One genomic window of Manihot esculenta cultivar AM560-2 chromosome 16, M.esculenta_v8, whole genome shotgun sequence includes the following:
- the LOC110603754 gene encoding ankyrin repeat domain-containing protein 13C, whose translation MSPSPSIKPQDYVHSPVHYAVALGDHTTLSRLVSALPRLADPSQVHADSDSIIQERIADQISAVLDRRDVPFRETPLHLSVRLNDSFAARTLAAAGADVSLQNSAGWNPLQEALCRRNSEIASILLRLHHRSAWAKWRRRLPRVIAVLRRMRDFYMEISFHFESSVIPFVGKIAPSDTYKIWKRDGNLRADTSLAGFDGLKIQRADQSFLFLGDGDQTYNVPAGSLLVLNRDDRKIFDAFENAGAPMSESDIAGFCSQTSVYRPGMDVTKAELVGRTNWRRQEKTESVGEWKAKVYEVHNVVFSFRSRKVAHNENEVAGSEQVLPLELDEDDDGFLVAENPNFGFNNDSRRRHSSFVREEREWVTVGRKSVDIIPSSSSAMSAPQRRSAIPIAPAPQTKEKEYVRSLRPSVWLTEHFPLKTEELLPLLDILANKVKAVRRMRELLTTKFPAGTFPVKVAIPVVPTVRVVITFTKFVELQPTEQFYTPLSSPRHFANGGRVASSEDDQKSDTHYSSLPSTSSSIPTGWLRRNNSQSASKQHQRCPAPSMGQQQQADPFTIPSGYTWTNADDKSSKLKKSKSVRKSK comes from the exons ATGTCTCCGTCGCCCTCCATCAAACCCCAAGACTACGTTCACAGCCCTGTCCATTACGCCGTTGCTTTGGGTGATCACACTACTCTTTCTCGACTTGTTTCTGCTCTCCCTCGTCTCGCTGATCCTTCTCAGGTCCACGCCGACTCTGATTCTATCATCCAGGAACGAATTGCTGATCAGATTTCTGCTGTTCTTGATCGCCGGGATGTTCCCTTCCGTGAGACACCTCTTCATCTTTCTGTGAGGTTAAATGACTCATTTGCTGCTCGTACTCTTGCTGCTGCTGGTGCTGATGTATCGCTTCAAAATTCTGCTGGTTGGAATCCTCTCCAGGAGGCTTTGTGTCGCCGGAACTCTGAAATTGCCTCTATTTTACTCCGCCTTCACCATCGCTCTGCTTGGGCTAAGTGGCGTCGTCGACTGCCACGTGTCATTGCTGTGCTTCGCAGAATGAGGGATTTTTACATGGAAATTTCATTCCACTTTGAGAGCTCTGTCATTCCTTTCGTAGGAAAAATTGCTCCTTCTGATACCTACAAGATCTGGAAGCGAGATGGGAATCTTCGAGCCGACACTTCGTTAGCTGGCTTCGACGGCTTGAAGATCCAGCGCGCAGACCAGAGTTTCCTCTTCCTCGGTGACGGTGACCAAACATACAACGTGCCCGCAGGTTCGTTGCTTGTGCTTAACCGTGATGATCGCAAAATATTCGACGCGTTTGAAAATGCAGGAGCTCCGATGAGTGAGTCTGACATTGCGGGATTCTGCTCTCAGACCAGCGTGTACAGGCCTGGAATGGACGTCACAAAGGCTGAACTGGTTGGGAGGACAAATTGGAGAAGACAAGAGAAGACAGAATCAGTAGGAGAATGGAAGGCTAAAGTCTATGAAGTGCACAATGTGGTTTTCAGTTTCAGGTCGCGCAAAGTTGCTCACAACGAAAACGAAGTTGCTGGGAGCGAGCAAGTCTTACCGTTAGAGCTTGACGAAGATGACGACGGATTTTTAGTCGCTGAGAATCCAAATTTTGGGTTTAACAATGACAGTAGGAGGAGGCACAGTAGTTTTGTGAGAGAGGAGAGGGAGTGGGTGACTGTGGGGAGGAAGAGTGTGGATATAATCCCGTCGTCATCGTCGGCAATGTCAGCGCCACAAAGAAGATCGGCGATTCCGATAGCGCCGGCGCCTCAGACGAAGGAGAAGGAATACGTTAGGAGCCTGAGGCCGTCAGTTTGGTTAACGGAACACTTTCCGCTAAAGACAGAAGAGTTACTGCCGTTACTTGATATTTTGGCCAACAAAGTTAAGGCAGTGAGGAGAATGCGGGAATTACTGACCACCAAATTCCCGGCGGGGACGTTTCCGGTTAAG GTGGCAATTCCGGTGGTCCCTACAGTGAGAGTGGTGATAACATTCACAAAGTTTGTTGAGCTACAACCAACAGAGCAGTTCTACACACCGCTTTCAAGTCCAAGACATTTTGCCAATGGAGGAAGAGTAGCATCATCAGAGGATGATCAGAAATCAGATACCCATTATTCATCGCTGCCATCCACTTCGTCATCAATCCCAACAGGGTGGCTGAGGCGAAACAACAGCCAGTCAGCGAGCAAGCAGCATCAGCGTTGTCCTGCTCCTTCAATGGGGCAGCAACAACAAGCAGATCCATTCACTATACCTAGTGGATACACATGGACGAATGCTGATGATAAGTCGAGCAAATTGAAGAAATCTAAGTCGGTAAGAAAATCTAAGTAA
- the LOC110603755 gene encoding autophagy-related protein 8C-like: protein MAKSSFKLEHPLERRQAEAARIREKYHDRIPVIVEKAERSDVPDIDKKKYLVPADLTVGQFVYVVRKRIKLSAEKAIFVFVNNTLPPTAALMSAIYEDNKDEDGFLYMTYSGENTFGSHQEQQKLSV from the exons ATGGCCAAAAGCTCCTTCAAGTTGGAACATCCATTGG AGAGGAGGCAAGCAGAAGCTGCTCGTATCAGGGAAAAGTATCATGACAGAATACCG GTAATTGTGGAGAAGGCTGAAAGGAGTGATGTTCCTGATATTGATAAGAAGAA GTATCTTGTGCCAGCTGATTTGACCGTGGGACAGTTTGTCTATGTTGTCCGAAAAAGGATTAAGCTCAGTGCTGAAAAAGCTATATTTGTCTTCGTGAATAATACCTTACCTCCAACTG CTGCATTGATGTCTGCAATCTATGAGGATAACAAGGATGAAGATGGTTTTCTTTACATGACTTACAGTGGGGAGAATACTTTTGGATCTCACCAAGAGCAGCAGAAATTGTCTGTGTAA